Proteins encoded by one window of Gemmatimonas aurantiaca:
- a CDS encoding GspE/PulE family protein, with amino-acid sequence MVDVPVSEARDLRVAAGGPLAHRFPVRWLDEHAVLPIDLQQGRARVAATGALPTTVRDALERRLEADVDLVIHDATEIRAALLAAPRVSDTSNETLPEPDAAEDLRAMASREPVVQVVNALFAEAARAGASDLHLESTADGLRVRMRLDGVLHDMQRLGPEFRAAVISRLKVLAELDIAERRLPQDGRLRIRAGEQFLDVRVSTLPALHGESVVLRLLDGGDDGGSESGAPRSLESLGLHESILTPWRALVSRQTGLLLVSGPTGSGKTTTLHASLRERSTADVKVVSVEDPVEYRLEGVVQLPTNTRGGFGFAQALRAILRHDPDVILVGEMRDAETAEIAVRAALTGHLVLSTVHTTDAVGAVVRLLDMGIPPYLLAGTLQGVLAQRLVRRTCSACGQWRAARDDEQRAFTSVPFTSVPLARIREGVGCAHCARSGFRGRLAIAELLVVSDAMRDAMAHGAGLRALRDLARDAGTRSLFEDGHRAVVEGMTTPSEILRVTGPTSRAGAIPLDDA; translated from the coding sequence ATGGTGGACGTTCCGGTGTCCGAAGCGCGGGACCTGCGTGTGGCGGCCGGTGGCCCGCTGGCGCATCGGTTTCCCGTGCGATGGCTGGATGAACATGCCGTGCTGCCCATCGACCTGCAGCAGGGCCGCGCGCGTGTGGCCGCCACGGGCGCTCTGCCGACGACGGTGCGGGACGCACTCGAGCGACGGCTCGAAGCCGATGTCGATCTCGTGATACACGACGCGACGGAGATCCGCGCGGCACTGCTCGCCGCGCCGCGGGTTTCCGACACGTCGAACGAGACGCTGCCGGAGCCAGACGCGGCAGAGGATCTGCGCGCCATGGCGAGTCGCGAACCCGTCGTGCAGGTGGTGAATGCGCTGTTTGCCGAAGCGGCGCGCGCGGGTGCGAGCGACCTGCATCTCGAAAGCACCGCCGACGGATTGCGCGTGCGCATGCGGCTCGACGGTGTGCTGCACGACATGCAGCGTCTGGGACCCGAGTTCCGGGCCGCGGTGATCTCGCGTCTCAAAGTGCTGGCCGAGCTGGACATCGCCGAGCGACGTCTGCCGCAGGACGGACGCCTGCGCATCCGCGCGGGTGAACAGTTTCTCGACGTGCGGGTGTCCACCCTGCCCGCGCTGCACGGCGAGAGTGTGGTCCTGCGTCTGCTCGACGGCGGTGATGACGGAGGGAGTGAAAGTGGTGCGCCCCGCTCGCTGGAAAGCCTCGGCCTGCACGAGAGTATTCTCACGCCCTGGCGTGCATTGGTGAGCCGTCAGACGGGTCTGTTGCTCGTGTCGGGCCCCACCGGTTCGGGCAAGACCACCACATTGCACGCCTCGCTGCGCGAGCGCAGCACGGCGGATGTGAAAGTCGTGTCGGTGGAAGACCCGGTGGAATACCGCCTCGAAGGGGTGGTGCAGTTGCCGACGAACACCCGCGGCGGGTTCGGATTCGCGCAGGCGCTGAGAGCCATCCTCAGGCACGACCCCGACGTGATCCTCGTGGGAGAGATGCGCGATGCGGAGACCGCGGAGATCGCCGTGCGGGCCGCGCTCACCGGCCATCTGGTTCTGAGCACGGTGCATACCACCGATGCCGTCGGCGCGGTCGTGCGCCTGCTGGACATGGGCATTCCGCCCTACCTGCTCGCCGGCACGTTGCAGGGCGTGCTGGCGCAACGACTGGTCCGCCGCACCTGTTCCGCATGCGGACAGTGGCGCGCCGCACGCGACGACGAACAGCGGGCGTTCACGTCGGTGCCGTTCACGTCGGTGCCGTTGGCGCGGATCCGTGAAGGCGTGGGCTGTGCACACTGCGCGCGCTCGGGATTCCGGGGCCGCCTGGCCATCGCCGAACTGCTGGTGGTGTCCGACGCCATGCGCGACGCCATGGCTCACGGCGCCGGCCTGCGTGCTCTGCGTGATCTCGCACGCGATGCCGGCACCCGTTCCCTGTTCGAGGACGGACATCGCGCGGTGGTGGAGGGGATGACCACGCCGTCCGAGATATTGCGCGTGACGGGTCCCACATCGCGCGCGGGAGCCATCCCGCTGGACGACGCGTGA
- a CDS encoding secretin N-terminal domain-containing protein, which translates to MHLSRVHVRPIVAALVVISAAAGLPRSLAAQRATNDSATNARRGGPGNSLDFANARLADVIRTLATMLGRTVILSEIPDVRLTLATPSAVSTAELERVLESVLEAHGLMLVPSGSVAQVVPNDKAPMTGALRTGFVFPDPPPLGLVSQLVPLQSIRADEGADALRAVLAKGARVEIVARSNALLIVDRGANMVRYLDLLRTLDGTPSGEAGLRTYVVNLKYAAADEMASAIGSLFGVQVANAAGTSLADRSLSRALDTFRNREQDTFRARALTGNTGAGNPPSASGGATAARDSAAGLLVGRTTVVANVPTNSLVIRTAPPNFPMLRETIDALDTRPTQVLFEVTIAEIVLGRGFEFGIDWAAVNRGGDVQAQFGNPEIPDTGSTSALLRVVRLDGTGVRALLRTIASKSEVQVLSTPEIMAANNREASILVGSKVPFISSTRLGNDISIDRAVQYQDVGTKLSIIPTINDDGYISVQLLQEVSSLTPQTVAAALSAPVISTREASTRAVLRDGQTAVIAGLIGESRQTLDQGLPVLKDIPFLGALFKRQSTTRQRTELAIFVTPYVVRSDADADSVRERVRERMERRSPGALDDTPVTRRPPPR; encoded by the coding sequence ATGCATCTTTCCCGCGTGCATGTCAGACCGATCGTCGCCGCGTTGGTCGTGATCAGCGCCGCTGCCGGTCTCCCCCGCTCGCTCGCGGCGCAACGCGCCACGAATGACTCCGCAACCAACGCGCGACGCGGAGGGCCGGGCAACTCGCTCGACTTCGCCAACGCGCGACTGGCCGATGTCATTCGTACGCTGGCGACGATGCTGGGGCGTACGGTGATTCTGAGTGAGATCCCCGATGTCCGGCTCACGCTGGCCACGCCGTCCGCCGTGAGCACCGCGGAACTCGAACGGGTATTGGAGTCGGTATTGGAAGCGCATGGTCTCATGCTGGTGCCGAGTGGTTCGGTGGCGCAGGTCGTGCCGAACGACAAGGCTCCCATGACGGGCGCACTGCGCACGGGATTCGTCTTCCCCGATCCACCGCCGCTCGGACTCGTGTCACAGCTGGTGCCGCTGCAATCCATCCGCGCCGACGAGGGAGCCGACGCGCTCCGCGCAGTGCTGGCCAAGGGTGCACGCGTGGAAATCGTGGCCCGATCCAATGCTCTGCTCATCGTCGATCGCGGCGCCAACATGGTGCGCTATCTCGATCTGCTGCGCACCCTCGACGGCACACCCAGTGGCGAGGCTGGTCTTCGCACGTATGTCGTGAATCTCAAGTACGCCGCGGCCGACGAGATGGCATCGGCCATCGGTTCCCTGTTCGGCGTGCAGGTGGCGAATGCGGCCGGCACCTCGCTCGCCGACCGTTCCCTCTCACGCGCGCTCGACACCTTCCGCAATCGCGAACAGGACACCTTCCGTGCCCGCGCCCTGACGGGCAACACCGGTGCGGGGAATCCCCCCTCCGCGTCGGGTGGCGCCACCGCCGCACGTGACTCGGCGGCAGGCCTGCTCGTGGGCCGGACCACCGTGGTGGCGAACGTGCCCACCAATTCTCTCGTGATCCGGACGGCGCCTCCCAACTTCCCCATGTTGCGGGAAACCATCGACGCGCTCGACACCCGTCCCACGCAGGTGCTGTTCGAAGTGACGATCGCCGAGATCGTGCTGGGGCGGGGGTTCGAATTCGGCATCGACTGGGCCGCCGTGAACCGGGGCGGCGATGTGCAGGCACAGTTCGGCAATCCGGAGATTCCCGATACCGGGTCCACGTCGGCACTGCTGCGGGTCGTGCGTCTCGATGGCACCGGTGTGCGGGCCCTGCTGCGCACGATCGCCTCGAAGAGCGAAGTGCAGGTGCTGTCCACGCCGGAGATCATGGCAGCCAACAACCGCGAAGCCTCGATTCTCGTGGGCAGCAAAGTGCCGTTCATCTCGTCCACCCGCCTTGGCAACGACATCTCCATCGACCGGGCCGTGCAGTACCAGGATGTGGGGACGAAGCTGTCCATCATCCCCACCATCAACGACGACGGTTACATCAGCGTGCAATTGCTGCAGGAAGTGAGTTCGCTCACCCCGCAGACCGTCGCCGCCGCTCTCAGTGCGCCGGTGATCTCCACGCGCGAAGCGAGCACCCGCGCGGTCCTGCGTGACGGGCAGACCGCCGTCATCGCCGGTCTGATCGGCGAATCGCGGCAGACGCTCGATCAGGGACTGCCGGTGCTCAAGGACATCCCCTTCCTCGGCGCCCTCTTCAAGCGGCAATCCACCACGCGTCAGCGCACGGAGCTGGCGATCTTCGTCACGCCCTATGTCGTGCGCTCCGATGCGGACGCCGACTCCGTGCGGGAACGCGTCCGTGAGCGCATGGAACGCCGGTCGCCGGGTGCGCTCGACGATACTCCAGTGACCCGTCGGCCACCGCCGCGCTGA
- a CDS encoding DUF1800 domain-containing protein, which translates to MASSDTEALSEISPNDREPGYESGSESGSGSDGHSAVADRRRFFALGASAAAGLAIGRQLQAQRPVGRPTPLPAGTSAGQDPSAQWKDPLLRLVRRVTMGLAPADVALARQLGYNGYLEYQLRPASMDDAALESTIASRLPMTQMTADLLRTADGGEVVAQLADAAWYRAAFAKAQLRERMIDFWTDHFTISINKVGFLKMADDREVIRPHALGKFSDLLRASAHSGAMLYYLDQNTSRTPTPNQNYAREIMELHTMGVDGGYTQTDVAELSRILTGWSMTNTGAFRFIRSYHDRNAKTFLGRSFPAMATTATDAQMQSEGDAAIDMLLQHPSTARYIAWKMARWLLAYEPPVSVVEATAATFTRTGGDIPSMIRTILASRNLLAAPAKYKRPFHYAVSALRALGTDTVSVQNIRSVRTRADQMGMPLFQWEQPNGYPDRIDWWSGLVITRWSYAQALSVQNSATATRVDSMLFRAPDNADGVVAQIGSRFFAGEMPVSLRTALLTYLKGGTYNDTRVRETLSLALSAQEFQWY; encoded by the coding sequence ATGGCATCGAGCGACACCGAGGCACTTTCGGAAATCTCTCCGAACGACCGTGAACCCGGATATGAATCCGGAAGCGAATCCGGCAGCGGATCCGATGGCCACTCCGCGGTGGCCGACCGTCGACGTTTTTTTGCGCTCGGTGCATCGGCGGCCGCTGGATTGGCCATCGGTCGTCAGCTGCAAGCTCAGCGGCCAGTGGGCAGACCCACGCCGCTGCCCGCGGGCACGAGCGCGGGACAGGATCCCTCCGCCCAATGGAAGGATCCACTCCTCCGACTCGTACGCCGGGTGACGATGGGCCTCGCGCCCGCGGACGTGGCGCTGGCCCGGCAGCTGGGCTACAACGGGTATCTCGAGTATCAGCTCCGTCCGGCCAGCATGGACGATGCGGCGCTCGAAAGCACGATCGCCTCGCGGTTGCCCATGACGCAGATGACCGCCGATCTGCTGCGCACCGCCGATGGTGGCGAAGTGGTGGCACAACTCGCCGATGCGGCCTGGTATCGCGCGGCCTTCGCGAAGGCGCAATTGCGTGAACGCATGATCGACTTCTGGACCGATCATTTCACGATCAGCATCAACAAGGTCGGCTTTCTCAAGATGGCCGACGACCGGGAAGTGATCCGCCCTCACGCACTGGGCAAATTTTCCGACCTGCTGCGCGCATCGGCGCACAGTGGGGCGATGCTGTACTATCTCGACCAGAATACCAGCCGCACGCCCACGCCGAACCAGAACTATGCGCGTGAGATCATGGAGCTCCACACCATGGGTGTGGATGGCGGCTACACCCAGACGGACGTCGCGGAGCTCTCGCGCATTCTGACCGGCTGGAGCATGACCAACACCGGCGCGTTCCGCTTCATCCGCTCCTATCACGATCGCAACGCGAAGACCTTCCTGGGACGCAGCTTTCCGGCCATGGCCACCACCGCCACCGACGCCCAGATGCAGAGCGAAGGGGACGCGGCCATCGACATGCTGCTGCAGCATCCGAGCACGGCCCGGTACATCGCGTGGAAGATGGCGCGTTGGCTGCTGGCCTATGAACCGCCCGTGTCGGTCGTGGAAGCCACGGCAGCCACCTTCACACGGACCGGCGGCGACATCCCGTCGATGATCCGCACGATTCTCGCCAGCAGGAACCTCCTGGCGGCGCCGGCGAAGTACAAACGCCCGTTTCACTATGCCGTGTCCGCATTGCGCGCGTTGGGCACCGACACGGTGAGCGTGCAGAACATCCGGTCCGTGCGCACGCGCGCCGATCAGATGGGCATGCCGCTGTTCCAGTGGGAGCAACCCAACGGGTACCCCGATCGCATCGACTGGTGGAGCGGCCTGGTGATCACGCGCTGGTCGTATGCCCAGGCGCTCTCCGTGCAGAACAGCGCGACGGCCACACGCGTCGACTCCATGCTCTTCCGTGCACCCGACAACGCCGACGGCGTAGTGGCGCAGATCGGCTCACGTTTCTTCGCCGGCGAGATGCCGGTCAGTCTGCGCACCGCGTTGCTCACCTATCTCAAGGGTGGCACGTACAACGACACCCGCGTGCGCGAGACGCTGTCCCTGGCGCTCTCCGCCCAGGAGTTCCAGTGGTATTGA
- a CDS encoding type II secretion system F family protein — translation MSPSHRWHYRAAHADGREVTGELSASTAQDALTQLRTASLWVIHLEPHDDTARSDPSSGLSAASLDTREHSRTLWTPSSWWARLSGQQAESLAVLVRGIATLLSAGVPIDKTLQHASTTAPEPWRAPLSRVRNAVRDGQPLSAACSAEAALPPMMGPTIAAAEATGTLPTAFVSLADYLERNADLQGRIRAALTYPVLLALSSAMATLVIVFVVVPRFSALLVDAGADLPFSTRLLVGVSAILSRWWWLWLGAIVSAPVLFRQWVRSPEGRRRWHTWRFGMPVWGNAEWHLDSARYLRTLALALTSGVSVLRAMALARHTVENGAFAERLEPVEARVRDGRPLGEAMGDLLPALPRQLLEAGEAAGALAPLAERAAAAAETEAQRTIARVVTLIEPLLILGLGGLVGFVALALLQAIYGLNAGGLP, via the coding sequence GTGAGTCCGTCACATCGATGGCACTATCGCGCGGCCCATGCGGACGGACGCGAAGTGACCGGTGAGTTGTCGGCGTCCACGGCGCAGGATGCGTTGACACAACTCCGCACGGCGTCTCTGTGGGTGATCCATCTCGAACCGCACGACGACACTGCCCGCTCGGATCCCTCATCGGGGTTGTCGGCGGCGTCGCTCGACACGCGGGAGCACTCGCGTACACTCTGGACGCCGTCGTCATGGTGGGCACGCCTCAGTGGGCAACAGGCCGAGTCCCTGGCGGTCCTCGTGCGAGGCATCGCCACCCTGCTCTCGGCGGGCGTTCCCATCGACAAGACGCTCCAGCACGCGTCCACCACCGCTCCCGAGCCGTGGCGTGCGCCCTTGAGCCGTGTACGCAACGCCGTGCGTGACGGACAGCCCCTGTCGGCGGCGTGCAGTGCGGAAGCGGCGCTCCCCCCGATGATGGGCCCGACCATCGCGGCCGCCGAGGCCACCGGAACCCTGCCGACCGCCTTCGTATCGCTGGCGGACTATCTCGAGCGCAACGCCGATTTGCAGGGACGTATCCGCGCGGCGCTGACCTATCCGGTGTTGCTGGCACTCTCGTCGGCGATGGCCACGCTCGTCATCGTGTTCGTGGTGGTGCCACGATTCTCCGCCCTGCTGGTCGACGCCGGCGCGGATCTGCCGTTCAGCACCCGTCTGCTGGTGGGTGTGAGTGCGATCCTGAGTCGCTGGTGGTGGCTCTGGCTGGGCGCGATCGTGAGCGCGCCCGTACTGTTTCGGCAGTGGGTGCGATCACCGGAAGGGCGGCGGCGGTGGCACACCTGGCGGTTCGGTATGCCCGTGTGGGGCAACGCGGAGTGGCATCTCGACAGCGCCCGGTATCTGCGAACGCTGGCACTCGCACTCACCTCGGGGGTCAGCGTGTTGCGCGCGATGGCGTTGGCCCGCCACACGGTGGAGAACGGGGCGTTCGCGGAACGACTGGAGCCCGTGGAAGCGCGCGTGCGTGATGGGCGCCCGCTCGGGGAAGCCATGGGTGACCTGTTGCCGGCGTTGCCCCGTCAGCTACTGGAGGCCGGCGAGGCGGCCGGCGCGCTGGCCCCCCTGGCTGAACGCGCCGCCGCGGCAGCGGAAACCGAAGCGCAGCGCACGATCGCCCGTGTGGTCACACTGATCGAACCCCTGCTGATTCTCGGACTTGGCGGGCTCGTCGGTTTTGTCGCACTCGCGCTGCTGCAGGCCATCTACGGGTTGAACGCCGGCGGACTCCCATAG
- a CDS encoding prepilin-type N-terminal cleavage/methylation domain-containing protein, whose product MNRRSGFTLLEVAIALSLTAMAAGVAAGALWAARRTSEVQSRFATEEATGMRWRALLTDMLRHAPSAERVNEPLLTLRETEYGPELRFLSQGVVEPFGTGAIWAVVVREDRLGVLLEAEPLGIPSATMPDGTHTPALLARVPASGALQIELLEAAVGGAGVRNGVDNNARWRTDWPLAQMRPSAITIRWQDRRTGDPVVDRAASPFVLHLDAFVGAGVDR is encoded by the coding sequence ATGAATCGCCGGTCGGGTTTCACCTTGCTGGAGGTGGCGATTGCGCTCTCACTCACGGCCATGGCCGCGGGGGTCGCCGCCGGTGCACTCTGGGCGGCGCGGCGCACCAGTGAAGTGCAATCCCGTTTCGCCACGGAGGAGGCCACCGGGATGCGCTGGCGCGCCCTGTTGACGGATATGCTGCGTCATGCGCCGTCGGCCGAACGCGTGAACGAACCGCTGCTCACTCTGCGCGAGACGGAATACGGACCCGAACTCCGCTTTCTTTCGCAGGGGGTGGTGGAGCCCTTCGGCACAGGGGCCATCTGGGCCGTCGTGGTGCGTGAGGACAGGCTCGGCGTGTTGCTGGAAGCAGAACCATTGGGGATCCCGTCAGCGACGATGCCCGACGGGACACACACACCCGCGCTGCTGGCCCGTGTCCCCGCTTCCGGTGCGCTGCAGATCGAACTGCTGGAAGCGGCGGTGGGTGGCGCCGGTGTCCGCAACGGTGTGGACAACAACGCACGCTGGCGCACCGACTGGCCCCTGGCGCAGATGCGGCCATCGGCCATCACCATCCGGTGGCAGGATCGTCGGACGGGTGATCCTGTCGTCGATCGTGCGGCCTCGCCTTTTGTGCTGCATCTGGATGCGTTCGTGGGCGCAGGTGTGGATCGGTGA
- a CDS encoding PilN domain-containing protein encodes MSRRAVLVLESHRVQVVHDAGARSTHEVSWNPDAPADIVEAVRDILTQSGGVPRELTLIVGLGFLEPVRHDLPSVPASVRHRMLRADRDRFFVCEGDVATALDGDWACATDAARLRRWWDAFERIAPIHAVLALPSAVRMAGLVGTWRTEAGRDEGGLVVVDGNGLAEIRRSRLASTHPASTGGHRAARAADALPAPLDVQALARIIAGRSNIPAADQLLDTTLGLRLERRERRRLWRSALLAAVALLALGWAANQRQTRTLIALEAEQARLETAGAPPRAAQQRLFRALDERRILDASARAAHAADAPMAVLARLGTLIPADAFVQRLEWDGTRWRIDGSAINASRLVPLLDADSVIDDVQSLAPSTRFLDAGRARSSFAIGFRVAGDATSNVSGSAAP; translated from the coding sequence ATGAGCCGCCGCGCGGTCCTCGTCCTCGAATCGCATCGGGTGCAGGTGGTGCACGATGCCGGTGCACGATCCACACATGAAGTGTCTTGGAACCCCGACGCCCCCGCCGATATCGTCGAGGCGGTGCGTGATATCCTGACCCAATCGGGAGGTGTGCCGCGGGAACTGACGCTGATCGTGGGTCTCGGGTTCCTTGAACCGGTGCGTCACGACCTGCCATCGGTGCCGGCGTCCGTGCGGCATCGGATGCTGCGGGCCGATCGCGATCGGTTTTTCGTGTGTGAGGGTGATGTCGCCACCGCGCTGGACGGTGACTGGGCCTGTGCCACGGACGCCGCGCGCCTGCGTCGCTGGTGGGACGCATTCGAACGGATCGCGCCCATTCATGCGGTGCTGGCATTGCCCAGCGCCGTGCGAATGGCGGGACTTGTCGGCACCTGGCGGACGGAGGCAGGTCGCGACGAAGGCGGGTTGGTCGTCGTGGATGGCAACGGGCTGGCGGAGATTCGCCGGAGCCGTTTGGCGTCGACTCACCCGGCATCGACCGGAGGTCATCGTGCAGCCCGCGCTGCGGATGCGCTCCCTGCTCCACTCGATGTGCAGGCCCTGGCGCGCATCATTGCCGGCCGTTCGAACATCCCCGCGGCCGATCAGCTGCTCGACACCACGCTCGGCTTGCGACTCGAACGTCGTGAACGTCGTCGCCTCTGGCGTTCGGCGCTGCTCGCCGCCGTCGCGCTGCTGGCACTGGGCTGGGCCGCGAATCAGCGGCAGACACGCACACTGATCGCGCTGGAGGCCGAGCAGGCACGATTGGAAACCGCCGGAGCACCGCCGCGCGCCGCGCAGCAGCGTCTGTTCAGAGCGCTCGACGAACGACGTATCCTCGACGCCTCCGCGCGGGCTGCCCACGCCGCCGATGCCCCCATGGCCGTGCTGGCCAGGCTTGGCACGCTCATTCCCGCGGACGCGTTTGTTCAGCGACTCGAGTGGGATGGCACGCGCTGGCGCATCGACGGCAGTGCCATCAATGCCTCCCGTCTCGTGCCATTGCTCGACGCGGACTCCGTGATCGACGATGTGCAATCGTTGGCACCGAGCACACGGTTTCTCGATGCGGGGCGGGCGAGGAGTTCGTTCGCCATCGGATTTCGTGTGGCGGGAGATGCGACGAGTAACGTGAGCGGAAGCGCCGCGCCATGA
- a CDS encoding prepilin-type N-terminal cleavage/methylation domain-containing protein, with product MVTIRDCADVPRTPPALCDFAHIHRLASPRSFRVRSFRTRRGYTLVELLVVMTIIGIGATLATVAWWPRGRGEDRDDARAAVRSAGDVVSLGRRLAAARGERLLVHMNDAGRWTVRSRRASTTQDAAAVVLADGQIVGTPDTEHATAWPRAFTLEIDPLGTCLPVDATARDAPFDPTRCRWLDDTAGMRP from the coding sequence GTGGTCACGATCCGAGATTGTGCGGATGTGCCCCGCACGCCGCCCGCGCTCTGTGATTTCGCGCACATTCATCGACTCGCCTCCCCGCGATCGTTCCGCGTGCGATCGTTCCGCACGCGGCGCGGCTATACGCTCGTGGAGTTGCTGGTCGTGATGACGATCATCGGCATCGGCGCCACCTTGGCCACGGTGGCCTGGTGGCCGCGCGGCCGCGGCGAGGATCGTGACGACGCCCGCGCCGCGGTGCGTTCGGCCGGGGACGTGGTGAGTCTGGGGCGAAGACTGGCGGCCGCCCGTGGCGAGCGACTGCTCGTGCACATGAACGACGCGGGACGTTGGACGGTGCGCAGTCGACGCGCCTCCACCACACAGGACGCCGCGGCGGTCGTGCTGGCGGACGGACAGATCGTGGGTACACCGGATACGGAACACGCGACGGCGTGGCCGCGCGCCTTCACACTGGAGATCGACCCACTGGGCACCTGCCTTCCCGTCGACGCGACGGCACGTGATGCCCCCTTCGATCCCACGCGATGCCGGTGGCTGGATGACACAGCCGGAATGCGCCCATGA